In Helicobacter sp. 11S03491-1, the genomic stretch AAAAATGCAATTATTACAGGAGGTAGTTGTTATCATCAAAAATTTTTTATCAATAAAAATGGTAAATATGCAAATTTTTTTGATAAAAGGATTTATCTGCCGGATTTGTGTGATACTTATTTGGACGAATTTGATTATATTGTAGTGGCTTCCAGAGTAAATCCTCATTTTTTGCTTCAAAACCGGGAAAAAATCGAGGATTATCTAAATCATGGCGGTCATTTAGTAGTATTTGGAGAAATGAGTAAAATCTGGCTTAATGGCGTGCAATGGAGGGATTATGCAGTAAATTTTTGGTGGTGGATTATTCCTCAAGCTGATTTACCTCTTTATGCAGCTAATCCCAAACATCCCCTTTTTAAGAAAATAACCCCTCAAGATGCCAAATGGCACTATCATGGTGTATTTTATCCACCAAAAGGAAGTGAGAATATTTTGGTTAATGAACTTGGGGAGAGTATTATTTATAAAGATAATGTAAGTTTTAAGGGCAATGTCTATATCACTTCTTTGGATCCGGACTTTCATTTTGGATTTGGTTTTATGCCTAAGACAGAATATTTTTTTGATCGTTTTATGGAGTGGGTTTGTGAGGATATAGAGCTTCATAGGGATACCCTAAAGGTTGAACGATGAGGTTTGGGCTAGTTTTTTTAATGCTATTTTTTGGTATTGAAGTTTTGGCAAATGAGATCAATAGAATTGTTGTGGTAGGGGGAATGTGGCCATTGCCTTCAGTGATTACTTTGGTTGATAATGGAGCTAAAAAACTTGTTTATATTCCAAAAGCAAGTATCAATGCAATTAGAGAATCTGTTTTGGCTACATTTTATCCTGATATTCTAAAAGTTCCTTATGGAAATACCCAAAATATTGAAGAAATTTTAAATTTGAAACCGGATATTGTTTTTTGTCATGCTTCTAATGTCAAACTTTGTGATACTATTAAAAGTAGCGGGATACCTACCATCGCGCTTTCAGTAAATATAGGGGATTATAATTATTTATTGACACTACAAGATTGGCTTGAAAAGATTGGCAAAGTTTTATCCAAAGAAGAGATGACAAATAAGCTTATCAAACATAATCAAGAAATAGAGTCTCAAATAAAATCTGCCCTCAAGGCATGCAAACAAATTCCAAAAGCAATGATTTTGCACCAATATCATCATAATGAAATTATAGTCGATGGCTTGTTTGCAAATTATTTGCTCAAAACTACAGGGGCACGTAATGTTTTTTCTTCTATTAAGGCTAATAGAAAGGTTAATTTGGAAGAGATTTATGCCCTTAATCCTGAGGTTATTTTTATTACTAACTTTACACAAACAATGCCTAAGGATCTCCTTGAATCTAAACTATGGCAGGGGATTGATGCCATTAAAAATAAACGTGTGTATAAAATTCCTTTGGGATCTTATCGTTGGTTTGCTCCATCGGCAGAATTTCCCGTATTTCTAATGTGGTTAGCTAAAAAGAATCATCCTAAAATTTTTGCCAACATAGATATTCAGGAACAACTTAAAAAGCATTTCAAAGAATTTTATGGTCTAAAATTAGATGATGCAGGGGTCCAAAAAATCTTGCATCCTAGTCCAAAAGCAGGGATATTATATTGATAAGAAAATTATTTCAATAGTTTCAAGGCTTCTTTGATGATATCTTGTGTGCTAGAGCTGTGGATACTTTTAAGTACTTTTGAAATATCCCCACTCTTGAATCCTAAACTTTGAAGCGCCATAAAAGCTTCATTGCGAATACCTTCATTTTTAGGGAGATTTTGTGTTTGCATAAGTTCAGAAAAAAATCCTGCCAAATCAACCATGATTTTGCCGGCGCCTTTGGCTCCAATGCCGGGGACTCTTTGGAGTGCATTAATGTCTTTATCTTGAATGATTTTTCCAAAAGTTGCAGAGGTGTAGGTAGAGAGAATAGCAAGGGCGACTTTGGGACCTACGCCATTGATTTTGATAAGGCGTTCAAAAGTAGCTTTTTCCATGTCCTCAACAAAGCCAAATAAAAGATGGGCATCTTCACGAATAATTTCACTAATAAGAAGAGTGATTTTTTTGTCTTTGTTGGCATGAAGCATGTAGCTTGTGTTTGTAGAAATGTGAATTTTATAAATAATGCTATTGACTTCAAACTCCACCAAGGTAGGTTCAAGCTTATAAATGTTACCTATCATCCCTGTTATCATCATTTCTCCTTAGAATTGTTTTAGGATTTTTTTGGTTTGCTCATCAATAGAAATATCGACATTTTCGCCATCTTGAAGTATCAAAACTTCATCACCGGGTTTAGGATAATCTCGATGATAAACTATTTCATTTTCAAATTTCCACTCACTTTGAGTGGTAATTTTTGCTTGAAGGGTTTCATCTTGTATTTGAATTAAGTTGTGATTTAACTCTTTGATATTGTTTTGAAACTTTATCAATTCTTGTTTGATAAGTTTGAGTTTTTTTACATTGAGGATAAAATCTTGGTAAGTTCTCTTAATGTCATCGTCCATAAGCATGGCTTTTTGCGTTTGTTTGTCTGCTGTTTTTATCTTATCAACAGTGGGTTTGTTTTTTTTAGCTCTTGACATCAGGAGTTGGTATTCTTTAATCATTGAATGCATTTTTGTTTTCAAAAGAGAGATTTTTTTATCAATAAAATCCATTGTATCTTTTGTCTTTTCATGAGAGGTTGCAGAAATGGTGATTTTATTTTCTCCTCCTTGGATTTCTGCGATAAAGCATTCTTGATAAAAATTAATTTTGTTATTTGATTTTAAGTTTTTAATTTTTAATTTTTTGGCATATATAGTGCTTCCGCTAGCAATACCAATATCAGCTTCATCTGTTTGTATAAAACCGGAATCAAAATTTTTTACTTCAATAAAATCGCCATAAAATTGCCCTTTATGAGTTGTGATTTTGGCTTTTTGGGCATGGATAATGCTGCTTTGGTGAGTTTGTCCTTCAATAGAAATATTTTTTGCCCTCAAGGCAACATTTTCACCAATGCTGCCAATGATGTTGATAGTTGAGGCTTCAATAATCATGTTAGAACCGACAGCATCAATGAGTTCATTGTCAGATTTTATCGTAAGGGTAATATCACTCTCAAGCCCCCCTAAAAAAGTTGGGGAATTAATCGTCTTCATTGTGTCAAACTCATAATCTGTATTGAAAGTAATGATATCGTTAAGAATTTTTACATAGCCTGTTATGAGGGATTTAAATATAAATTTCTCAGGAGTCTCTTCTTTGCTGACATAGTTTTTATTATGCGTGATAGGGGAGATTTGATCCGGGCGAATAGCATCCATTCTGATATATTCTCCCCTGAGATTTCTCCCGCTTTTTCCTTTGATAGGTTTGATATATTCTGCAATGACTTCTTCTACCCCAACCCCAAAAAAAGCATTTTCAGGAGCTTTTTTCCCATTGCTTTCCCATTGTTGTTTGAGGATAAACTCAAACCTTGAAGGTTGGTAGGGGATAAAATCAAGAGCTGTTTTGAGCAATATTTTTTGAGGGTAATCTCCTTGCTTTAAAAATTCTTGAAATTGGAGTTTTAGATTTTGGCGTTGTTGATCTTGTTGCCTGAAAATAATTTTATTTAGTGCCATCAAAGAATCCACTACGCCAAAAATCTCTTCATAAAAACGATCATCATCAATAATAATAAATTGATCTTGGAATAATAAATACATACTATCTGCTTGAGGGGTAACTTCAAGTTTTAATCCATAGTCTTTGATCTTGGGACGAATTCTGATATCATAAGTTTGTTGGATAAAAAAATTATCCTTAGTGTAGAAATTGTCTTTATCTAATTGAGCAAACTCATCGCTTGTAATAATTTTGTATTCTTCTTTTTGATGACTTTTTATGAAGGTATGAATATCAAGCACATCAAAACACAGATTTGCAATATCAATTTTTGAAGATTGAGAAAATTCTTGGAGTTGCTCATTAATATCTTTGCAATTTTTGATTACTTGCGGGACAAAATTTAGGGCGTCCATACATTCTCCATTATAATTTTTTAGTTCTTTGGTATTATTATTCTACAATAATTAAGCATAAAGATTAATGAGTAACTTTTAAAGGAATTTATTTTGTTAAAAAAAGCTTTTTTTACCAATAGTAGTGGGATTATGTTTTCAAGAATCTTTGGATTTTTGAGGGATTTATATATGGCACATATATTGGGAGCAGGGCTTTATAGCGATATTTTTTTTGTAGCATTTAAATTTCCCAATCTCTTTAGGCGGGTATTTGGAGAAGGAGCTTTTACACAAAGTTTTTTGCCCGGTTTTATATCCGGGAGCAAAAAAGGTATTTTTGGAGTGAGTGTATTTGTAATTTTTGTTTTGATTTTGCTGGGATTGAGTCTTTTAGTTTGGCTATTTTCCGGGATAATTACCAAGCTTTTGGCTTTTGGTTTTGATGAAAATACCATTATTTTGGCAGAACCTATTGTTGTGATTAATTTTTGGTATCTTGAACTTGTTTTTATAGTTACATTTTTAAGCACACTTTTACAATACAAAAATAGCTTTTGGGTAGGGGCTTACAATACAGCACTGCTTAATATTTGTATGATTGGATCTTTGTATTTAGCAAGAGATTCTGATTTGATAGAAGTCGTGTATATGTTGAGTTATGGGGTTTTGCTTGGAGGGGTGGCACAGATTTTAATACATTTTTATCCACTATATCGTCTGGGTTTTTTTAAGCTTTTTGAAGTAGGTATTAAGCAGATTTGGAAAGTATTTTTTTCATCATCACCAAATGCAAAACATTTACTTTTATGTGCAAAAAATGACTTGAAGGGATTTTTTAAGCAATTTTTTCCTGCAATTCTTGGGAGTTCAACAGCTCAAATTGCTTCATTTATTGATACGATGCTTGCTTCATTTTTGGTAAGCGGGAGTATTTCTTATCTTTATTATGCTAATCGCATTTTTCAACTCCCTTTGGCTATTTTTGCCATTGCCGTCTCTACGGCACTTTTTCCAACTATAGCCAAAGCGATTAAGAACTCTAAAGAACAAAAAGCCCTTGATTTGATGAAAAAATCTTTTTGGTTTTTATTTATCATGCTTTGGATATGCACTATTGGGGGGTTAATGCTTAAAAATGAAATTATTTGGCTGTTATTTGAAGGTGGAGAATTTAGCAGAAAAGATACTTTGATTTCTGCAAATGTGTTTGGAATGTATATGATAGGGTTGTTGCCTTTTGGGGTAGCAAGGATTTTTTCTTTGTGGCTTTATTCTCATAAAATGCAAGGAAAAGCAGCCAAAATATCTGCTATTTCACTTAGCTTTGGCGTGGTGTGTTCTTTGATATTGATGAGGTATTTTGGAGCCATAGGACTTGCATTGGCCGGGAGTTTGAGTGGGGCGATGCTTTTTATATTGAGTATCAAGGCATTTGGTATTAAGAGGTTTTGGGATATAATGGCATATCCAAAAGGCTGGTTAGGGTTGATTTTGATAGGGATTATTGAAGTGGGGGTGTTATCTGTATTTTTGCATTTTTTTCATATTAACTAATTAACTAAAGAAGGTTGTGATGAAGATTTATGATACCAGACAAAAACAAAAACTTGATTTTACTCCTATCATGCCTCATGAAGTTAGGATTTATGTATGTGGTCCTACAGTTTATGATGATGCGCATTTAGGGCATGCAAGGAGTTCTATAGTTTTTGATTTGCTTGTGCGCACATTGGAATCAAATGGGTATAGTGTGATTTTTGTAAAAAACTTTACAGATATTGATGATAAGATTATTAAAAAAGCTCTGGATACTCATACGGATATTGTAGAATTAAGCGCACATTATATTCAATCTTATTTAAAAGATATGGATGCTTTGGGTGTAAGAAGACCCGCTAGAGAGCCCAAAGCCACAGAAAGTCTCCACTCAATCGCTAAAATCATTGGTGTGCTTTTGGATAAAAAAGTGGCTTATCAAGCCCCTAATGGAGATGTTTATTTGGATGTAAGTCAAGATAAACTCTATGGAAGCATTAGCCATAGGGGGAGTGAGGAGGATGAAAATCTAAGCCGTGTGGGAGAAAATGAAGAAAAAAAACATAAAAGAGACTTTGTTTTGTGGAAGGCTTATAAAGGGAGCGGAGATATTGGTTATGAAAGCCCTTTGGGTAGGGGTCGACCGGGGTGGCATATTGAATGTTCGGCTATGATTGATCATAACCTTGCTTATAAAGATAAGCCTTATCAGATTGATATTCATGGCGGGGGTGGAGATTTGGCTTTTCCTCATCACGAAAATGAAGCTTGCCAAACGCGTTGTGCATTTGGAGTGGAGATTGCCAAATATTGGATGCATAATGGATTTGTGAATGTCAATGGAGAAAAAATGAGCAAAAGCTTAGGCAATAGTTTTTTTATCAAAGATGCCCTCAAATTTTATGATGGTGAGGTTTTGAGAAATTATTTATTGGGGACACATTATCGGGCAGTTTTGAATTTCAATGAAGAAGATTTATTAGTCAGCAAAAAAAGGCTTGATAAACTCTATCGCTTGAAAAAAAGAGCCATAGGGGAAACTCCATGCGCGAACAAAGATTTTGAAAACTCACTTTTAGAATCTATGAATGATGATTTGAATATTTCTAAGGCTTTGAGTGTTGTTGAAGAAATGATCAATGTTTCAAATGAAATGATGGATAAAAATCCTAAAGATAAACCGCTAAAAGCAAAAATATTAGGAAATATTGATTTTGTTTTCAATCTTTTGGGAATAGGGGGGAGAGACCCTCTTGAGTATTTTCAGCTTGGAGTAGCCCAAGAGCAAAAATCTTATATCCAATCTCAATTGCAAAAACGCCAACTCGCCAAAAAAAATAAAGACTTTGTAACAGCTGATAAAATCCGAGAGGAACTAGCCCAAATAGGGATACTCATCATGGATACTCCGGAAGGGAGCGTATGGGAAAAAGTCCCTACTTGATGGACTCCACCAAGAATTTCAAAAAATACCATAGAAAATTGAAAAATCATAGTTTTTGAGCTTAATATTGTAGGTATAAGATTTTTTCATCATCGTGATTTTGCCTATCAATATGACCAAAAAGTCCCAAAAGTGCAATGCGATAATTTTTTGTTTAATCATCATAAGAAGGTAAAAAAGAAAATATTAAGCGAATTGTTTGTTAGAAAAGGAAAATTCAGAATTTTAAGACTTCCCCTTACATATCATAGCAATGCGGTTGAGGGGGTAAAACCACTTGGTTTGATTACATCAAATAGTGAGACTAAAGGATTGCTTAAACAAGGGAAGTCCTTTTTAAATTCTTAATGAAGTTGATAATACCGGGCTTTGCTTAAGCTTATAGCAAAAATTTAAAATTGGATTTATGGAAATAAAATTTAAATAATTAGCTTAATTTAATTTTGGTTTGGATTAAAAATATTTTTGATAATATAGGCAAAGGTGCGAGTGTGTTGATGATTGATCTATTTAAAAATTACAATAAATATTTATTATTTTATAAATAAAATTGAAAAAGAAATAATTTGCTAAAAAATTTAAAAACCCAAAGCCATCTAAAGCGGATAAAAAATATTTCAAATCAAAGAATAAAGAGTTTTAGAAAACTATAAAAGATATAAAAGTGAAAAATAATTTTAGAAAACTAGAAAAAAATTTAAAATAAATCAAAATAATAAATAAATATTATCTTAAAATATTTTAAAAATTTAAATTTCAAGAAAAGTATGAGATTGATTTGCTAAGATGTAACTCAGAGCGCTAGAAAAATAGGTGCTTAAAAAGATGAATGAAAATCACACAAACCAATGAACAAGCACTTTTTAATGCATAGATTTTAGACACCAAAAAGCCTCACTAGGCATTATATGAGGTCAAAAACTATATTTTAATTTATTTTAGAATATTTATTTCATTTAACAAAGAATTTCTTTAAAATAAAAAACAGACTTCATGAAAACAGATTAAAATTAGGGTTGATGTGAAAATAAGCCAATATTTTAATGATAATAAGAGTGCTAATCCCTGCTAATAAACCGGCTAAGGCATCATCGCCGACCACTCCAAGCCCGCCTTTGACCTTTTTGTCAATTTTGCCAATCATAGAAGGCTTGGAAATATCATAAAATCTAAAAAATAAAAATGCCCCCAAAATACCTATAATCGAGAACCCACTCATACCCATTGCAAGCCACATACCCACAAGCTCATCAATAACAATACTTTTGTCATCATGAGCACCTCCATTTTGCTCATAAACATCAATTTGCTTGATGGCAAAAACCCCCACTAAAATGGCAAGTAAAAATATCGTTTGATTTGAAAAATAAACTAAAGGCAATCCAATAATCAGTGCAAGAATACTCCCCATTGTCCCGGGAGCTATGGGGGATTTGCCACTATAAAAGAGTGTTAGAAATATTTCTCTCATTATTTTCCTTACATTTGAATAGGGTTTTGGTAAAGTCCCATAAGTTTAATATAAAATTCTTCTTCACTTTTGTTGTTCAAAATCCCATCAGAAGGCACAATATCATAATAAAGTTTTTTGAGATTGGCAAAACGATTGGGGTGGAGACCAGAGAGAATCATGGCAGAAATTTGCTCTCTTACTAAGATAGATGGAGGCAAGATGCCAAGTTTATAGAGTTCCAAAATAGATTCTGAATTATAGTTGGTATGATGATGGTGGCCATGGGGACAGGTTATCTTGCTTACAAGAGTTTTGCAAAGCGAACAATAAACATATTCATTGATAATTGTAGTTTCAATATCCACGCCTTGGAGACGATCAAAAACAGAATGTCTTTTGTTGTCTGTATAATAAACAGATAAATTAGGGCTATTTTCTCCGACAATAAGCTTGGTGCAGCCATAATTTTTTGCCACAATGGCATGGAGAATCATCTTATTTTGTCCGGCAAATAAATAAGTATCATCAAGAGGAATGATACAAATTTTATCTTTGATAAGAAAATTATTTGCAATATATTGCATACACTTTTCTCTCAAAGCATAGTTCATAAAATCTTTTTTATAAGGTTTGAGTAGAAAAATGACTAATAAATCGCATTTTTCTAATTCTTCGCGAAGCATGCGTTCATGTGCCCTATGAAAAGGCTTAGCACTCATCATAATCCCTGTGATTTGTTTGGCATTGGTGAGATTGATTTTTTCATGCAATCTTTTTTTGGCTTCTTTAATGTCTTTAAAAATGACAACATATTTTCCACTAACAGCATAATTTCCGAGTCTTTGAAGGGTGCTGGAGGCTTCTTGAGTGGAGAGATCCCCGCCCATAATTTTTTCTAATCTTTGGTGTTTGTCAATTTTGTAGATTTCCTCTACAATAATTTTGCCAACAACCCTTCCTTCGGTTACGATATTAAGTGCCTCTCCTTTTTTGATAGAAGATAAGACTGCCTGATTCCTTCTGCCACTAGGGCTAAGTAGAAATGGACAAGGAAATGTTTGGTTTTTGTAAAGCCCGGTTTTATTGACTTCTTCCATTTGTGTTTTGTTCATTAGCGTGGTTACAGGATAAAGTAGCCCTTCTTGCACTAAAGAAAGCGCTGAGAGTGCCTCTTTATCAATATAGATTTTATTTCTTTCTTGCAATGCCATATTTTTTTCTCTTTTCCCATAGACTTTTTCGACTCATCCCTAATTTTTTTGCAAGTTCAATATCCGGATAGCGTCCCTCAAATTTTGAAATGATGACTTTTTCATATTCTTTGATTGAGAGGATTTCTGCTCCAATTTCATGACTATTGGGAATATTGGATATATCGACAATTTGAGGAAATACAATTTTATCGGTTGAAACGATTGAAATAATCAACGAATATTTAATGGCGATGTCGAGAAAATCTTTGCGTTCCAGTTTTTTAAGTTCTTCAAGATTCGTGATGTAGGCTACGGTGGATTTTGATGGATTTGTTTTCAAAAAATTTTTATATTTTTCTTCTTTGAGTGTGAAAAATTCAAAACGAATATTTTTTTCTCTTGCATATTTCATTGCATAAATATCAGCACTCCTTTGTGAATTGCTTTTGATGACAAAAGGAGGGCTATATTGGAAGGGAGTGGGGGTGTTGAGTTCTTTTTCTATAAAATTAAAATAAGAGTTATAAAAATTAATCTTAGTGATAATGTCTTTATAATCCCTGTAGTGTTCAATTTTTCTAATGAGTTCATCAATCATAAAAGGTTTGAGAATATAATCTTTTGCCCCTGCCTTAATAGGCTTGCTCACAGTATCATCGCTAACATAAGAAATCATCATAATGATAATGCAATTTGCATTGCTGCGAATAAATTTTTCGTAATTATCCCCACAAATACTTGAAGAGAGGAGTATGACATCATGATGATTTTTAACATTAGTATCCATTACAGAAGTGATATGGCAATCATGTCCAATATCGGCTAATTTTGATGCGATACTTTGGGCTAAGTAAGTTTCATTCTCAATAATTAAAATATTCATATTTTTTCCTTCCAATTAATAAATTTCATATTGACATTTGCCATTACGGCTATGCCTTCTTTTCGACCAATAAATCCTAAGTTCTCTGTTGTAGTAGCTTTGATATTGACACGTGATTTATCCATATAAAGAATTTCGGCAATGCTTGTGTGTATTTTGGACTTGTAAGGGGCGATTTTTGGTGTTTGGGCTATAATAGTAATATCTGCATGAATGAGTTGGAAGCCTATAGAGATGGCAAAATCATAAATTTGTTTCAATAAGACCTTGGAATCAGCCAATTTGTATTGAGGATCTTCATCAGAAAACCATTCGCCAATATCTCCCCCGCCAATAGCTCCAAGTATAGCATCGCTAAGGGCATGCAAGGCAACATCTCCATCGCTATGAGCAGCAAATCCAAAATCTGATTGAATCTCTATTCCCCCTAATACCATTTTTTTGCCTTTTTCAAAAGCATGGACATCAAAACCATTTCCTGTAAATATTTCTACAGAAGGCGAGGGCAATTCTTTAAGCGCAAAAATATCATTGTAATAAGTGAGTTTGGCAAGTTTTGGGCTTCCGGGGATATAAACAACCTTGCCATGATTGGCGCTGATAGCTGAGCTTTCATCGGTAAAATTTTCGTTTTTGAGACATCGGAGTTTTTGTGTCCTGGAGAGTTGTGGGGTTTGGATTAGTTTGAGGGCAGTCCTGTCAATATAGGTTTCTTTATAAATAGCAGTATCCGGGACTTCCAGATAGGGGGCAACACAATCTGTGGAGTCATCAAAAGCTTCCAGCAAATTAAAAAAGACATTTTCATCAAGGTTCCATCTGGCTACATCGCTAATCAAAACAGCTTGTGTTTGGACATGCTCGAGTGCATTTTGCATAGATTCCCAACGTGT encodes the following:
- a CDS encoding ABC transporter substrate-binding protein gives rise to the protein MRFGLVFLMLFFGIEVLANEINRIVVVGGMWPLPSVITLVDNGAKKLVYIPKASINAIRESVLATFYPDILKVPYGNTQNIEEILNLKPDIVFCHASNVKLCDTIKSSGIPTIALSVNIGDYNYLLTLQDWLEKIGKVLSKEEMTNKLIKHNQEIESQIKSALKACKQIPKAMILHQYHHNEIIVDGLFANYLLKTTGARNVFSSIKANRKVNLEEIYALNPEVIFITNFTQTMPKDLLESKLWQGIDAIKNKRVYKIPLGSYRWFAPSAEFPVFLMWLAKKNHPKIFANIDIQEQLKKHFKEFYGLKLDDAGVQKILHPSPKAGILY
- the ruvA gene encoding Holliday junction branch migration protein RuvA encodes the protein MITGMIGNIYKLEPTLVEFEVNSIIYKIHISTNTSYMLHANKDKKITLLISEIIREDAHLLFGFVEDMEKATFERLIKINGVGPKVALAILSTYTSATFGKIIQDKDINALQRVPGIGAKGAGKIMVDLAGFFSELMQTQNLPKNEGIRNEAFMALQSLGFKSGDISKVLKSIHSSSTQDIIKEALKLLK
- a CDS encoding flagellar assembly protein A, whose product is MDALNFVPQVIKNCKDINEQLQEFSQSSKIDIANLCFDVLDIHTFIKSHQKEEYKIITSDEFAQLDKDNFYTKDNFFIQQTYDIRIRPKIKDYGLKLEVTPQADSMYLLFQDQFIIIDDDRFYEEIFGVVDSLMALNKIIFRQQDQQRQNLKLQFQEFLKQGDYPQKILLKTALDFIPYQPSRFEFILKQQWESNGKKAPENAFFGVGVEEVIAEYIKPIKGKSGRNLRGEYIRMDAIRPDQISPITHNKNYVSKEETPEKFIFKSLITGYVKILNDIITFNTDYEFDTMKTINSPTFLGGLESDITLTIKSDNELIDAVGSNMIIEASTINIIGSIGENVALRAKNISIEGQTHQSSIIHAQKAKITTHKGQFYGDFIEVKNFDSGFIQTDEADIGIASGSTIYAKKLKIKNLKSNNKINFYQECFIAEIQGGENKITISATSHEKTKDTMDFIDKKISLLKTKMHSMIKEYQLLMSRAKKNKPTVDKIKTADKQTQKAMLMDDDIKRTYQDFILNVKKLKLIKQELIKFQNNIKELNHNLIQIQDETLQAKITTQSEWKFENEIVYHRDYPKPGDEVLILQDGENVDISIDEQTKKILKQF
- the murJ gene encoding murein biosynthesis integral membrane protein MurJ, giving the protein MLKKAFFTNSSGIMFSRIFGFLRDLYMAHILGAGLYSDIFFVAFKFPNLFRRVFGEGAFTQSFLPGFISGSKKGIFGVSVFVIFVLILLGLSLLVWLFSGIITKLLAFGFDENTIILAEPIVVINFWYLELVFIVTFLSTLLQYKNSFWVGAYNTALLNICMIGSLYLARDSDLIEVVYMLSYGVLLGGVAQILIHFYPLYRLGFFKLFEVGIKQIWKVFFSSSPNAKHLLLCAKNDLKGFFKQFFPAILGSSTAQIASFIDTMLASFLVSGSISYLYYANRIFQLPLAIFAIAVSTALFPTIAKAIKNSKEQKALDLMKKSFWFLFIMLWICTIGGLMLKNEIIWLLFEGGEFSRKDTLISANVFGMYMIGLLPFGVARIFSLWLYSHKMQGKAAKISAISLSFGVVCSLILMRYFGAIGLALAGSLSGAMLFILSIKAFGIKRFWDIMAYPKGWLGLILIGIIEVGVLSVFLHFFHIN
- the cysS gene encoding cysteine--tRNA ligase translates to MKIYDTRQKQKLDFTPIMPHEVRIYVCGPTVYDDAHLGHARSSIVFDLLVRTLESNGYSVIFVKNFTDIDDKIIKKALDTHTDIVELSAHYIQSYLKDMDALGVRRPAREPKATESLHSIAKIIGVLLDKKVAYQAPNGDVYLDVSQDKLYGSISHRGSEEDENLSRVGENEEKKHKRDFVLWKAYKGSGDIGYESPLGRGRPGWHIECSAMIDHNLAYKDKPYQIDIHGGGGDLAFPHHENEACQTRCAFGVEIAKYWMHNGFVNVNGEKMSKSLGNSFFIKDALKFYDGEVLRNYLLGTHYRAVLNFNEEDLLVSKKRLDKLYRLKKRAIGETPCANKDFENSLLESMNDDLNISKALSVVEEMINVSNEMMDKNPKDKPLKAKILGNIDFVFNLLGIGGRDPLEYFQLGVAQEQKSYIQSQLQKRQLAKKNKDFVTADKIREELAQIGILIMDTPEGSVWEKVPT
- a CDS encoding phosphatidylglycerophosphatase A — encoded protein: MREIFLTLFYSGKSPIAPGTMGSILALIIGLPLVYFSNQTIFLLAILVGVFAIKQIDVYEQNGGAHDDKSIVIDELVGMWLAMGMSGFSIIGILGAFLFFRFYDISKPSMIGKIDKKVKGGLGVVGDDALAGLLAGISTLIIIKILAYFHINPNFNLFS
- a CDS encoding sulfate adenylyltransferase; its protein translation is MALQERNKIYIDKEALSALSLVQEGLLYPVTTLMNKTQMEEVNKTGLYKNQTFPCPFLLSPSGRRNQAVLSSIKKGEALNIVTEGRVVGKIIVEEIYKIDKHQRLEKIMGGDLSTQEASSTLQRLGNYAVSGKYVVIFKDIKEAKKRLHEKINLTNAKQITGIMMSAKPFHRAHERMLREELEKCDLLVIFLLKPYKKDFMNYALREKCMQYIANNFLIKDKICIIPLDDTYLFAGQNKMILHAIVAKNYGCTKLIVGENSPNLSVYYTDNKRHSVFDRLQGVDIETTIINEYVYCSLCKTLVSKITCPHGHHHHTNYNSESILELYKLGILPPSILVREQISAMILSGLHPNRFANLKKLYYDIVPSDGILNNKSEEEFYIKLMGLYQNPIQM
- a CDS encoding response regulator, coding for MNILIIENETYLAQSIASKLADIGHDCHITSVMDTNVKNHHDVILLSSSICGDNYEKFIRSNANCIIIMMISYVSDDTVSKPIKAGAKDYILKPFMIDELIRKIEHYRDYKDIITKINFYNSYFNFIEKELNTPTPFQYSPPFVIKSNSQRSADIYAMKYAREKNIRFEFFTLKEEKYKNFLKTNPSKSTVAYITNLEELKKLERKDFLDIAIKYSLIISIVSTDKIVFPQIVDISNIPNSHEIGAEILSIKEYEKVIISKFEGRYPDIELAKKLGMSRKSLWEKRKKYGIARKK
- a CDS encoding bifunctional 2-C-methyl-D-erythritol 4-phosphate cytidylyltransferase/2-C-methyl-D-erythritol 2,4-cyclodiphosphate synthase gives rise to the protein MSDKKSDLSLIIMAAGSSSRFCAQAPAHYRIKKQWIRLGSLPLWQKVANDFKKIYNFKKIIITACDLDFVYMQKICDFEIVLGGKTRWESMQNALEHVQTQAVLISDVARWNLDENVFFNLLEAFDDSTDCVAPYLEVPDTAIYKETYIDRTALKLIQTPQLSRTQKLRCLKNENFTDESSAISANHGKVVYIPGSPKLAKLTYYNDIFALKELPSPSVEIFTGNGFDVHAFEKGKKMVLGGIEIQSDFGFAAHSDGDVALHALSDAILGAIGGGDIGEWFSDEDPQYKLADSKVLLKQIYDFAISIGFQLIHADITIIAQTPKIAPYKSKIHTSIAEILYMDKSRVNIKATTTENLGFIGRKEGIAVMANVNMKFINWKEKI